From a region of the Paenibacillus sp. FSL R10-2734 genome:
- a CDS encoding ABC transporter ATP-binding protein has product MFTVDSISIRYEQKSVINNFSFSVKKGEIVSIIGPNGSGKSTLLKAVSRLIPYHTGAVTLDGTDLKSMSAKQVARKMCMLSQKNQAPSDMTVIDLVSYGRYPHKKWFERLNQEDMDIVHWALEKTHLMEYKDRAVASLSGGESQRAWIAMALAQRPLIMLLDEPTTYLDISHQHEVLELVRELNQDMGMTVVMVLHDLNQASTYSDSIVVVQAGEKAMYGTPNEVMTTDMIRDIYRMDAEVQYVPTEKKPRIHLLSTVR; this is encoded by the coding sequence ATGTTTACTGTCGATTCCATTTCGATTCGGTATGAGCAGAAAAGCGTGATTAATAACTTCTCTTTTTCCGTAAAAAAGGGTGAGATTGTCTCCATCATAGGACCGAACGGCTCCGGCAAATCTACATTACTCAAAGCAGTATCACGGCTAATTCCTTATCATACGGGTGCGGTCACACTCGATGGTACAGATCTGAAGTCTATGAGCGCCAAACAAGTCGCACGAAAAATGTGCATGCTGAGCCAGAAGAATCAAGCACCTAGTGATATGACTGTGATCGATCTGGTCTCTTATGGTAGGTATCCACACAAAAAGTGGTTTGAAAGATTGAACCAAGAGGATATGGACATAGTACACTGGGCCCTTGAGAAGACACATTTGATGGAATATAAAGACCGAGCAGTGGCTTCATTGTCAGGTGGTGAATCACAGCGTGCCTGGATTGCAATGGCCTTAGCACAGCGTCCGCTCATCATGTTGCTTGACGAACCAACCACGTACTTGGACATTTCTCATCAGCATGAAGTGCTTGAGCTTGTTCGCGAGTTAAATCAAGACATGGGTATGACCGTAGTGATGGTGCTGCATGATCTTAATCAAGCTTCTACTTATAGCGATAGTATTGTTGTAGTGCAGGCGGGTGAGAAGGCGATGTATGGCACTCCCAATGAAGTGATGACAACTGATATGATCCGGGATATATATA
- a CDS encoding iron ABC transporter permease yields the protein MINTSRSRIVVIVTVLLALVAAIIAIGLGSVFIPIPDILSTIFGSSSKAVNATIIWDIRLPRVLLAMIIGANIAISGALLQAVMGNPLADPGLTGVTSGAAACVLVIMLAAPQYTQFIPIAAFVGGLIAAGIVYALAWRRTGISPITIILSGVAVNALCGGVIGLLTIMYSDRLPAAVQWLNGSLAAKGNNALMMVFPYAIAGWILSFFAIRKANIIRLGDQVASNLGENVNQIRILLSLLAVFLAAISVAAIGMIGFVGLVVPHMARLLVGSDYKYLLPMSMALGALVLLIADTGGRTLFAPLDIPAGILMAVIGGPYFLYLMRKKAF from the coding sequence GTGATAAATACATCTCGTAGCAGAATAGTTGTTATTGTAACGGTTCTATTAGCGCTCGTTGCCGCGATTATTGCAATCGGACTAGGCTCTGTATTCATTCCGATACCAGACATACTCAGCACGATCTTTGGTTCATCGTCTAAGGCGGTGAATGCCACCATCATATGGGATATTCGATTGCCACGCGTATTACTGGCGATGATCATCGGAGCGAATATAGCGATCTCGGGCGCACTGCTGCAAGCTGTGATGGGTAACCCACTTGCTGATCCTGGGTTGACGGGAGTAACTAGTGGTGCGGCTGCATGTGTGCTTGTTATAATGCTTGCTGCACCACAATATACTCAGTTCATTCCGATTGCTGCTTTTGTTGGTGGGCTAATCGCTGCTGGCATTGTCTATGCATTAGCGTGGAGACGAACCGGCATTTCGCCGATTACCATTATTTTATCTGGCGTTGCTGTGAATGCGCTTTGCGGAGGAGTCATCGGCCTCTTAACAATCATGTACAGCGATAGACTTCCTGCAGCGGTTCAATGGCTTAACGGCAGTCTTGCGGCAAAAGGGAATAATGCTTTGATGATGGTCTTCCCATATGCCATTGCAGGCTGGATCTTATCGTTCTTCGCGATTCGTAAGGCAAACATCATTCGTCTGGGTGATCAGGTGGCTTCGAATCTGGGTGAAAATGTGAACCAAATTCGTATCCTTCTCTCCTTACTGGCAGTATTTTTAGCAGCTATTTCTGTAGCTGCCATTGGAATGATCGGATTTGTCGGCCTAGTTGTACCGCATATGGCGAGATTGCTCGTGGGTTCAGATTATAAATATCTTTTGCCGATGAGTATGGCTCTTGGCGCGTTGGTGCTGTTGATTGCGGATACGGGTGGACGTACCTTATTTGCACCCCTAGATATCCCTGCGGGTATCCTTATGGCTGTGATTGGTGGACCTTATTTTCTATACCTGATGAGAAAGAAGGCGTTCTAA
- a CDS encoding ABC transporter substrate-binding protein — protein sequence MKKLLVLLAVAALSAMTACSSTNTADNQAKNEAVTSIAANETKEVTAANNKETTNTAEATGKVYSLENDGVDEALFNEALSQFPATVPQRIVTTSVPLTEMLYLLGITPVGVPTSTNPIPADFETIDKIGSPMAPDLEVVTKLEPDLLLGAESLRSTLDKTLEGMDLKKAYLRTESFEDLKLSLKVLGTYFNKKDEMNAALTKILDKENELSKLAEGKELPSVMLVIGTSDSFMVMSEKSYLGSLVKKLGADNIATSVLKVTDTYSPINMENVVAADPDVILVLASGDHGATKDKFKKEIEKNETWTKLSAYKNDKIQILDYSVFGVTSIINAETALTEIAKYFYE from the coding sequence TTGAAAAAATTATTAGTACTTTTGGCTGTTGCAGCACTTAGTGCAATGACTGCATGTTCGTCCACCAATACAGCGGACAATCAAGCGAAGAATGAAGCAGTAACGAGCATAGCCGCTAATGAAACGAAAGAAGTAACTGCAGCAAATAACAAAGAAACAACGAACACAGCCGAAGCTACTGGTAAAGTGTACAGTCTGGAGAATGATGGTGTAGACGAAGCATTGTTCAATGAGGCGTTGAGCCAATTTCCAGCCACAGTTCCACAGCGTATTGTAACTACCTCTGTACCGTTAACAGAAATGCTCTACTTGCTCGGAATAACACCAGTTGGAGTACCTACTTCAACGAATCCAATCCCTGCTGATTTTGAAACGATAGATAAAATTGGTTCCCCAATGGCACCAGATCTTGAAGTAGTAACAAAGCTTGAGCCAGACCTGCTACTGGGAGCGGAATCGCTTCGAAGCACGCTAGACAAGACACTGGAAGGAATGGATTTGAAAAAAGCATATCTTCGCACAGAATCCTTCGAGGATTTGAAGCTTAGCCTTAAAGTATTAGGCACTTATTTTAATAAAAAAGATGAGATGAATGCGGCTTTGACCAAGATTTTGGATAAAGAAAATGAGCTAAGTAAATTAGCTGAAGGAAAAGAGCTACCAAGCGTGATGCTCGTCATTGGAACTTCTGATTCCTTTATGGTTATGAGTGAGAAATCTTATTTAGGGAGTTTGGTGAAAAAGCTTGGTGCTGATAACATTGCGACTTCTGTACTCAAAGTTACAGACACTTACTCCCCAATTAATATGGAGAACGTTGTAGCCGCTGATCCTGACGTCATTCTCGTACTTGCTTCAGGCGATCATGGGGCGACAAAGGATAAGTTCAAAAAAGAAATAGAGAAAAATGAAACTTGGACGAAGCTCTCCGCTTATAAAAACGACAAAATCCAAATTTTGGATTACAGCGTGTTTGGCGTAACTTCGATCATTAACGCAGAGACAGCCCTAACTGAAATTGCAAAATACTTCTATGAATAA
- a CDS encoding S8 family peptidase: protein MKCLKQMCGWHGIDKIYVDGIKKKSLSIATPSIGSTSIQQKQGLTGKGINIAILDTGVYRHPDLTRPANRIVCFKDFINHRQLPYDDNGHGTHIAGDAAGNGWMSKGKYKSPAPEAGIVGVKVLDKNGDGYDSTIIKGIEWCIANRKRLKLRILSMSFGGTVNSPCSDDPLCQAVEKAIKAGLTVVIAAGNSGPKRSTIESPGISPSAITVGAVDDRRTLTQKDDRITWFSSRGPAPGGRKKPDLVAPGETIISLRAPRSKLDRELPYLRIAKDYFVLSGTSVSTPIVSGVIAQLLQKRPSLTPKQVKSILKKNTFRLKLNPNTAGCGEINARFLS from the coding sequence ATGAAATGTCTGAAGCAGATGTGCGGTTGGCATGGGATCGATAAAATCTATGTAGACGGAATCAAAAAAAAATCACTTTCTATAGCAACACCATCCATCGGTTCTACCTCCATCCAACAGAAGCAGGGACTCACCGGAAAAGGCATCAACATTGCCATTCTCGATACGGGAGTGTATCGGCACCCGGATCTAACTCGGCCCGCTAATCGAATTGTCTGCTTTAAAGATTTCATTAATCATAGACAACTACCTTATGACGATAACGGCCATGGAACTCATATCGCAGGGGATGCAGCAGGCAACGGATGGATGAGCAAAGGGAAATACAAAAGCCCTGCTCCAGAGGCAGGAATCGTTGGGGTCAAAGTACTCGATAAAAATGGTGACGGATATGACTCTACGATTATTAAAGGAATCGAGTGGTGTATTGCTAATCGGAAACGATTAAAACTACGAATCCTTTCGATGTCATTCGGGGGTACAGTAAATTCACCTTGTTCTGACGATCCATTGTGCCAAGCTGTAGAAAAAGCAATTAAAGCTGGTCTTACTGTTGTAATAGCGGCCGGAAACAGTGGTCCTAAGCGGAGTACGATCGAATCTCCAGGGATTAGTCCTTCAGCAATTACTGTCGGTGCTGTGGATGATCGTCGCACGCTCACACAAAAGGACGACCGGATAACTTGGTTTTCCAGCCGTGGACCGGCACCGGGAGGGCGAAAAAAACCAGACCTCGTAGCCCCTGGGGAGACGATTATCTCCCTTCGTGCTCCTCGGTCCAAGCTGGATCGAGAACTTCCTTACTTGCGGATTGCTAAAGATTACTTTGTGCTGTCCGGCACCAGCGTCTCGACACCCATCGTCTCTGGTGTGATCGCTCAATTACTGCAAAAGCGTCCTTCTCTTACTCCCAAGCAAGTGAAATCCATACTGAAAAAGAACACATTTCGCCTTAAACTAAATCCAAACACAGCAGGATGCGGTGAGATCAATGCCCGATTCTTATCGTAA
- a CDS encoding class I SAM-dependent methyltransferase, with product MNEYGPDLFKGTATYYSEYRPQYPSSLIRFLIHKFSLNGEGRLLDLGCGTGQLALRFSDWFEEILGVDTEQEMLDEAIRLSNNYRVDNFRWLQGRAEELANDWGSLRLTIMAKAFHWMDRESILEILYHSLEDNGGIAVIDTFNQQQEPLAWQLKVNEVIKYWLGDERIAGKSTYKHPQERHENVIMRSSFAHVERHVLPSYSITWTVDSIIGNLYSTSYATRRLFGGNIDRFENDMKSALLEIEPMGIFTEELSVSVITAFKREVNLR from the coding sequence ATGAATGAATATGGTCCGGATTTATTTAAAGGTACTGCAACGTACTATTCAGAATATCGCCCACAGTACCCCTCATCACTTATTCGCTTCTTAATTCACAAGTTTTCGCTAAACGGAGAAGGTCGGCTGCTTGATTTAGGCTGTGGTACGGGGCAGTTAGCGTTAAGATTTAGTGATTGGTTTGAAGAAATTCTAGGCGTAGATACGGAACAGGAAATGCTAGACGAGGCAATTCGTCTGTCTAACAACTATAGGGTAGATAACTTTAGATGGCTGCAAGGTAGAGCGGAAGAACTGGCGAATGATTGGGGTTCTTTGCGTCTCACCATCATGGCCAAAGCGTTTCACTGGATGGACCGAGAATCTATTCTTGAAATTCTATATCATAGTTTAGAGGATAATGGTGGCATTGCTGTTATTGATACTTTTAATCAACAACAAGAACCTTTAGCTTGGCAGCTAAAGGTAAATGAAGTAATAAAATACTGGTTAGGTGACGAAAGAATAGCCGGCAAGAGTACATATAAGCATCCCCAAGAAAGACATGAGAATGTTATCATGAGATCCAGCTTTGCACACGTTGAAAGACATGTTTTACCGAGTTATTCAATCACTTGGACTGTCGATTCGATTATAGGAAATTTATATTCTACATCTTATGCTACAAGGCGTTTATTTGGAGGGAACATAGATCGTTTTGAAAATGATATGAAATCAGCTTTATTAGAAATAGAGCCTATGGGTATATTTACAGAAGAATTGTCGGTTTCCGTAATCACTGCCTTTAAAAGAGAGGTGAATTTACGATAA
- a CDS encoding GntR family transcriptional regulator, which translates to MGNLMDDNRPIFMQIAERIENDIIEETLLEETQVPSTNQFAVFYQINPATAAKGVNLLVDQGILYKKRGIGMFVASGARAVLMEKRKEQFYEQYVVTMIREAQKLGITLDQLTNMIQRGDKS; encoded by the coding sequence ATGGGAAACTTGATGGACGATAATCGACCGATATTTATGCAGATCGCCGAACGAATTGAAAATGACATCATCGAAGAAACATTGCTTGAAGAAACGCAGGTTCCTTCAACCAATCAGTTTGCGGTCTTCTACCAGATCAATCCGGCGACGGCTGCGAAAGGTGTGAATTTGCTTGTGGACCAAGGAATTTTATACAAAAAGCGAGGAATCGGCATGTTTGTAGCTTCTGGAGCGCGCGCAGTATTGATGGAGAAGAGAAAAGAACAATTTTATGAGCAGTATGTTGTAACTATGATTCGTGAAGCTCAGAAATTAGGAATTACGTTAGATCAATTAACGAATATGATTCAGAGGGGAGATAAGTCATGA
- a CDS encoding ABC transporter ATP-binding protein — protein MNEVVEIKGLTKSYGKVTVIDEITFSLEQNKIYGLLGRNGAGKTTIMHMITAQLFPTSGDLKVFGEHPYENNRVLSQICFIKEGQKYPDTYRIIDVLEISALFFPNFDREYAHSLIKDFNLPLKRRIKKLSRGMLSAVGIVIGLASRAPLTIFDEPYLGLDAVARSLFYDRLIEDYSEYPRTVVLSTHLIDEVSQLLEHVIVIDNGKLIINEDAEALRGRATKVIGAAAKVEDFISGKETIARESIGGLLSATVIGLKSTDLSRAEMLGLEISPISLQQLIVHLTNRKSQGKEVAPQ, from the coding sequence ATGAACGAAGTCGTTGAAATCAAAGGACTGACCAAATCGTATGGAAAAGTAACAGTGATCGATGAAATCACTTTTTCTTTGGAACAAAACAAAATATATGGGCTGCTCGGCCGTAATGGTGCAGGTAAAACAACGATCATGCACATGATCACCGCTCAGCTATTTCCCACAAGTGGTGATTTGAAAGTATTCGGGGAACATCCCTATGAGAACAACCGTGTTTTAAGTCAGATCTGCTTCATTAAGGAAGGTCAAAAGTATCCAGATACGTACCGAATTATCGATGTGCTGGAGATATCTGCGTTATTTTTCCCAAACTTTGATCGGGAATATGCTCACTCTTTAATCAAGGATTTCAATCTACCTTTAAAAAGAAGAATAAAGAAGCTGTCCAGAGGAATGCTGTCGGCGGTGGGCATTGTAATAGGCCTAGCTAGTCGCGCTCCGCTGACTATTTTTGACGAACCCTATTTAGGTCTCGATGCTGTGGCTAGAAGCCTATTTTACGATCGATTAATTGAGGATTATTCAGAATATCCACGAACGGTTGTCTTGTCTACACATTTGATTGACGAGGTGAGCCAGCTGTTAGAGCATGTCATTGTTATCGACAACGGTAAGCTAATTATCAATGAAGATGCTGAAGCGCTTCGCGGGCGAGCTACTAAGGTTATTGGTGCGGCTGCGAAGGTTGAAGATTTCATTTCTGGTAAAGAGACCATCGCAAGAGAGTCCATAGGTGGATTACTTTCTGCTACCGTAATTGGCTTAAAGTCAACAGATCTGTCACGCGCTGAGATGCTCGGTCTGGAGATCTCACCTATATCTTTACAGCAGTTAATTGTTCATCTCACAAATAGAAAATCCCAAGGGAAGGAAGTGGCACCGCAATGA